The Ahaetulla prasina isolate Xishuangbanna chromosome 4, ASM2864084v1, whole genome shotgun sequence genome has a window encoding:
- the DAZL gene encoding deleted in azoospermia-like — MPNTIFVGGIDIRMDETEIQGFFTRYGTVKEVKIITDRTGVSKGYGFVSFLDNVDVQKIVESQINFHGKKLKLGPAIRKHPNLCAYHVPPRPMLINSPTPQFHSVWSNQETYMQSPAVMSPVTQYVQAYPYGSPALLIQQQVPVGYQPTYNYQIPPQWPPGEPRNYIVPAYTTVNYGSEMDVGTDQAECSMTDTAQSCANSPQKKSVDRSIQTVVSCLCNPDNRLRNNIVTQEDYLKEKRAHHFRRSRAVLKTV; from the exons ATGCCAAATACCATTTTTGTGGGTGGAATAGATATAAGG ATGGATGAGACAGAAATTCAGGGCTTTTTTACACGATATGGCACAGTGAAAGAAGTGAAAATAATCACTGACAGAACTGGTGTATCTAAAGG ATACGGATTTGTATCATTTTTGGACAATGTAGATGTACAGAAAATAGTAGAA TCACAAATAAACTTTCATGGGAAGAAGCTTAAATTGGGACCTGCAATAAGGAAACACCCAAATTTAT GTGCCTATCATGTGCCACCCAGGCCAATGCTTATTAATTCCCCTACACCTCAGTTCCATAGTGTTTGGAGTAACCAGGAAACATATATGCAGTCTCCAGCTGTGATGAGTCCTGTCACACAATATGTTCAG GCCTATCCTTATGGTTCTCCAGCTTTATTAATTCAGCAACAAGTTCCTGTAGGATACCAGCCAACTTATAATTACCAG ATTCCACCACAGTGGCCGCCTGGAGAACCAAGAAATTACATCGTGCCA GCATATACTACAGTGAATTATGGTAGTGAAATGGATGTAGGAACTGACCAAGCAGAGTGTTCTATGACTGACACTGCACAGTCATGTGCAAACAGTCCACAAAAG AAATCTGTGGATCGCAGCATACAGACAGTAGTATCGTGTCTATGTAATCCAGATAATCGGTTGAGGAACAATATTGTAACTCAAGAGGACTATCTTAAG GAGAAGAGAGCACATCATTTTAGAAGAAGCAGAGCTGTTCTTAAAACTGTTTGA